The Nocardioides sp. S5 genome includes a window with the following:
- a CDS encoding helix-turn-helix domain-containing protein: MDTVKETLSVGGHRPLAAQESERILEDVVTDMSEHATPPSDEPLPTERRRLALTPATMNIAQAAAYIGIAKSTLYTWRTRRPGFGPRAVKAGGALRYRRSDLDAWIEAHAETLDLEAEMDIDDNGRGSRGDHLATSSTLGSMSRRSRPRHR; this comes from the coding sequence ATGGACACGGTGAAGGAGACCCTCAGCGTCGGCGGCCACCGACCGCTAGCTGCTCAGGAGAGCGAACGCATCCTTGAGGATGTCGTCACAGACATGAGCGAGCACGCCACGCCGCCTTCCGACGAGCCCCTCCCGACAGAACGCCGCCGGCTCGCACTCACCCCTGCCACGATGAACATTGCGCAAGCGGCTGCCTACATCGGGATCGCGAAGTCGACGCTCTATACCTGGCGCACGCGACGCCCGGGGTTCGGACCACGCGCGGTGAAGGCGGGCGGCGCACTGCGGTACCGCCGTTCGGATCTTGATGCTTGGATCGAGGCCCACGCCGAGACACTGGATCTCGAAGCGGAAATGGACATCGACGACAACGGCCGGGGCTCGAGGGGTGACCACCTAGCAACATCCAGCACGCTAGGTTCCATGTCGCGACGGTCCCGTCCACGGCATCGGTAG
- a CDS encoding PPA1309 family protein — MTTPDLEPQPQPLPEDPALAAAVLEIESHVAQAGWDQPARLYALVDTAELVAQEPALAAMMAIDGPGEDGSFTPIEQDGLPPGQALEEALQTIAWPDSVSGCAAVIERLVLPPGADDELPDDPTAAELFAREHPDRQEVRMVAGVTRAGASYCALRLRAHDDEQSVVDGTELVPGLLELLHATLHDPHDSPHDSPEQGQA, encoded by the coding sequence ATGACCACCCCCGACCTCGAACCGCAGCCGCAGCCGCTGCCCGAGGACCCCGCGCTCGCCGCCGCCGTGCTGGAGATCGAGTCCCACGTCGCGCAGGCGGGCTGGGACCAGCCGGCGCGGCTCTACGCGCTCGTGGACACCGCCGAGCTCGTCGCCCAGGAGCCCGCGCTCGCGGCCATGATGGCGATCGACGGCCCCGGCGAGGACGGCTCCTTCACCCCGATCGAGCAGGACGGCCTCCCACCCGGCCAAGCCCTCGAGGAGGCGCTGCAGACCATCGCGTGGCCCGACAGCGTCTCCGGCTGCGCCGCCGTCATCGAGCGGCTGGTCCTGCCGCCCGGGGCCGACGACGAGCTGCCCGACGACCCGACCGCTGCCGAGCTCTTCGCCCGCGAGCACCCCGACCGCCAGGAGGTCCGGATGGTGGCGGGCGTGACGCGCGCCGGGGCGTCGTACTGCGCGCTGCGGCTCCGTGCCCACGACGACGAGCAGTCCGTCGTCGACGGCACCGAGCTGGTGCCCGGGCTCCTCGAGCTCCTCCACGCGACCCTCCACGACCCGCACGACTCACCGCACGACTCACCCGAGCAGGGGCAGGCATGA
- a CDS encoding S16 family serine protease, giving the protein MSHRTRAGLLALCLLAVLWGTAAFVPLPYVTYYPGPTVDILAARDGEETVQVDGHEAYYDDGELRMTTVFVSTPQEDVTLPELLRAYFDPDAAVWPRSSIYGPDETDESNDRQSAVAMVSSQDTAIAAALTELGEEVDPIVEVLDVTPGLPAEGRLEVRDVLLEVDGTEVTDAQDVVDAVDRARAGEPIRFLVRRGERELQVDVTPEQVDDDLRVGITPGVGFDFPYRVSVDIADNIGGPSAGLMMSLAIYDTLTPGSLTDGFEVAGTGTITPAGEVGSIGGIQQKIAAARDAGADLFLVPADNCNGIGGVDPGDMQLARATTMHRAVETLATWVEDPNAPLPSCEDTAS; this is encoded by the coding sequence ATGAGTCACCGGACCAGGGCGGGACTGCTCGCGCTGTGCCTGCTCGCCGTGCTGTGGGGGACCGCTGCCTTCGTGCCGCTGCCCTACGTGACCTACTACCCCGGACCGACCGTCGACATCCTTGCGGCCCGCGACGGCGAGGAGACCGTGCAGGTCGACGGCCACGAGGCCTACTACGACGACGGCGAGCTGCGGATGACCACCGTCTTCGTCAGCACGCCGCAGGAGGACGTCACCCTCCCCGAGCTGCTGCGGGCCTACTTCGACCCCGACGCGGCGGTCTGGCCGCGGTCGTCGATCTACGGCCCCGACGAGACCGACGAGTCCAACGACCGGCAGTCGGCGGTGGCGATGGTCTCCTCGCAGGACACGGCGATCGCCGCCGCGCTCACCGAGCTCGGTGAGGAGGTCGACCCGATCGTGGAGGTCCTCGACGTCACGCCCGGCCTGCCCGCCGAGGGCCGGCTCGAGGTGCGCGACGTGCTGCTCGAGGTCGACGGCACCGAGGTCACCGACGCCCAGGACGTCGTCGACGCGGTCGACCGGGCGCGCGCCGGGGAGCCGATCCGCTTCCTCGTGCGCCGCGGCGAGCGCGAGCTGCAGGTCGACGTCACCCCCGAGCAGGTCGACGACGACCTGCGGGTCGGCATCACGCCGGGCGTGGGCTTCGACTTCCCCTACCGCGTCAGCGTCGACATCGCCGACAACATCGGCGGGCCGAGCGCTGGGCTGATGATGTCGCTGGCGATCTACGACACCCTCACGCCCGGGTCGCTCACCGACGGCTTCGAGGTCGCCGGCACCGGCACCATCACGCCCGCCGGAGAGGTGGGCTCCATCGGCGGCATCCAGCAGAAGATCGCTGCCGCGCGCGACGCCGGTGCCGACCTCTTCCTCGTCCCGGCCGACAACTGCAACGGCATCGGGGGAGTGGACCCCGGCGACATGCAGCTCGCCCGAGCCACCACCATGCACCGCGCCGTCGAGACCCTCGCCACCTGGGTCGAGGACCCCAACGCCCCGCTCCCGAGCTGTGAGGACACCGCGTCATGA
- a CDS encoding thermonuclease family protein has product MKALIGLAGVAIAVLTAGGIKAALPDAPTGPGPSEGKATQVRVIAVVDGDTLRVEDLGGRELGRVRLLGIDAPEVAHPPAPEECYADQATDLLEELAPVGSTVQLVTDSGQPDRDRYDRLLRYVDHAGVDVAHELLARGAVRRYEAAQDLAREESYSAAAADAQDADSGLWGTC; this is encoded by the coding sequence GTGAAGGCCCTCATCGGCCTCGCCGGCGTGGCGATCGCCGTGCTCACCGCCGGCGGCATCAAGGCAGCCCTCCCCGACGCCCCCACGGGCCCCGGCCCATCGGAGGGGAAGGCCACCCAGGTCCGCGTGATAGCCGTGGTCGACGGTGACACGCTGCGCGTCGAGGACCTCGGCGGCCGCGAGCTCGGCCGAGTCCGCCTGCTCGGCATCGACGCCCCCGAAGTCGCCCACCCGCCGGCGCCGGAGGAGTGCTACGCCGACCAGGCAACAGACCTGCTCGAGGAGCTCGCGCCGGTCGGCAGCACCGTCCAGCTGGTCACCGACAGCGGCCAGCCCGACCGCGACCGGTACGACCGGCTGCTGCGATACGTCGACCACGCCGGCGTCGATGTAGCCCACGAGCTCCTGGCCCGCGGCGCCGTACGCCGCTACGAGGCTGCTCAGGACCTTGCCCGCGAGGAGTCGTACTCCGCGGCCGCCGCCGATGCCCAGGACGCCGATAGCGGCCTGTGGGGCACCTGCTGA
- a CDS encoding zinc-dependent metalloprotease, producing the protein MSDTPGGPGSGQGPDDDNPFKGTPFEQIFSQMGGFGAGGGMPDLNALMSQMQSLFAPHDGPVNWQTVTDLARRAAAQEPDPAVSAAQSAAVADAVRLADHWLDTTTEFPSGVSTTAAWSRAEWIVETIDVWKVLVEPIAGSATTALGDAMPEEMRQLAGPLMAMLGKASGAMVASQVGSGLGALAGDVLSASDIGLPLGPIGKAALLPTNVKAFADEVPDVTDDDVLLYLALREAAHQRLFAGVPWLRDHLIGAVAEYGAGMDFDTSGMEEKLREVDLVNPAAMQDALAGGLFDPEPSAAQKAALQKLEVTLALVEGWVDEVVSQATAERMPAAAKLQETVRRRRAAGGPAEQTFATLVGLELRPRRLRDASTLWGSLRTRQGAEARDGVWMSPHLLPTAEDLDDPLGFREDSVAPGTLSDEEFDAGLRDLLDGPDTRE; encoded by the coding sequence ATGAGTGACACCCCCGGAGGCCCCGGTTCCGGTCAGGGCCCCGACGACGACAACCCCTTCAAGGGCACCCCCTTCGAGCAGATCTTCTCGCAGATGGGCGGCTTCGGCGCGGGCGGCGGCATGCCCGACCTCAACGCGCTGATGTCACAGATGCAGTCGCTGTTCGCGCCGCACGACGGGCCGGTGAACTGGCAGACCGTGACCGACCTGGCCCGCCGCGCCGCCGCACAGGAGCCCGACCCGGCCGTCAGCGCCGCCCAGTCCGCGGCAGTCGCCGATGCCGTACGCCTGGCCGACCACTGGCTCGACACCACCACCGAGTTCCCCTCCGGCGTGAGCACCACCGCCGCGTGGTCGCGCGCGGAGTGGATCGTGGAGACGATCGACGTGTGGAAGGTGCTGGTCGAGCCCATCGCCGGCTCTGCCACCACCGCCCTCGGTGACGCCATGCCCGAGGAGATGCGCCAGCTCGCCGGGCCACTGATGGCGATGCTCGGCAAGGCCAGCGGGGCCATGGTCGCCTCGCAGGTCGGCAGTGGCCTGGGTGCGCTCGCCGGCGACGTGCTGAGCGCCTCCGACATCGGCCTCCCGCTCGGCCCGATCGGCAAGGCGGCGCTGCTGCCCACCAACGTGAAGGCGTTCGCCGACGAGGTGCCCGACGTCACCGACGACGACGTCCTGCTCTACCTCGCGCTGCGCGAGGCGGCCCACCAGCGGCTCTTCGCAGGCGTGCCGTGGCTGCGCGACCACCTCATCGGCGCGGTCGCGGAGTACGGCGCGGGCATGGACTTCGACACCTCCGGCATGGAGGAGAAGCTGCGCGAGGTCGACCTGGTTAACCCGGCGGCGATGCAGGACGCGCTCGCCGGCGGCCTGTTCGACCCCGAGCCCTCCGCCGCCCAGAAGGCCGCCCTGCAAAAGCTCGAGGTCACCCTCGCGCTGGTCGAGGGCTGGGTCGACGAGGTCGTCAGCCAGGCCACCGCCGAGCGGATGCCCGCCGCGGCCAAGCTCCAGGAGACCGTACGCCGCCGGCGCGCGGCCGGTGGGCCGGCGGAGCAGACCTTCGCCACCCTCGTCGGCCTCGAGCTGCGCCCCCGCCGGCTGCGCGACGCCTCCACGCTGTGGGGCTCGCTGCGCACCCGCCAGGGTGCCGAGGCCCGCGACGGCGTGTGGATGTCGCCACACCTGCTCCCCACCGCCGAGGACCTCGACGACCCGCTGGGCTTCCGCGAGGACTCGGTCGCCCCCGGCACGCTGTCGGACGAGGAGTTCGACGCCGGCCTGCGCGACCTGCTCGACGGTCCCGACACCCGCGAGTGA
- a CDS encoding helix-turn-helix domain-containing protein, translated as MDFDQGGRQLAGFVLDAAGRGQHDQVADLIAPLDADQLRSLVSVLAVQVDQTMPSAPATGPAAVCELAINAAAPMFGTTPEAILSAERSRPVSDARAVAMTAAREVGLSLPAIAEHFNKDHGSVIHAVRRTAERPRLADAAARVSEHVNDRYTARLPRPEATVVSLHQDPPASTFEPDGPVEHAVAAASEAFGTTPEVLLGTDRSRAAADARAVAMTAARIHGHSLPTIARHFDRDHTTVLHATRRIEKTPPLRDLAAKIAGELPEEPADAGTSGADGVEQIPEPGYRSPGARAQERAVPVAGERPQLRVAR; from the coding sequence ATGGACTTCGATCAGGGCGGCCGCCAGCTGGCTGGCTTCGTCCTCGATGCCGCCGGCCGCGGGCAGCACGACCAGGTCGCCGACCTGATCGCGCCGCTGGACGCCGACCAGCTGCGGTCGCTGGTGAGCGTCCTGGCCGTCCAGGTCGACCAGACCATGCCGTCGGCGCCGGCAACCGGCCCGGCTGCGGTGTGCGAGCTGGCCATCAACGCGGCTGCACCGATGTTCGGCACCACGCCGGAGGCGATCCTGAGCGCCGAGCGCAGCCGTCCGGTCAGCGACGCCCGCGCCGTGGCCATGACCGCCGCCCGCGAGGTCGGCCTGTCCCTGCCGGCGATCGCCGAGCACTTCAACAAGGACCACGGTTCGGTGATCCATGCCGTGCGCCGCACCGCCGAGCGACCCCGGCTGGCCGACGCCGCGGCCCGGGTCAGTGAGCACGTCAACGACCGCTACACCGCCCGGCTTCCCCGCCCCGAGGCCACGGTGGTCAGCCTCCACCAGGATCCGCCGGCGTCGACCTTCGAGCCTGATGGCCCGGTCGAGCATGCAGTCGCGGCGGCCTCGGAGGCCTTCGGCACCACGCCGGAGGTCCTCCTGGGTACGGACCGCAGCCGGGCGGCAGCGGACGCCCGTGCGGTGGCGATGACGGCGGCCCGCATCCACGGGCACAGCCTGCCGACGATCGCGCGTCACTTCGACCGCGACCACACGACCGTGCTCCACGCGACCCGGCGCATCGAGAAGACCCCACCGCTGCGCGACCTGGCCGCGAAGATCGCCGGCGAGCTCCCCGAGGAGCCGGCCGACGCCGGCACGAGCGGGGCAGACGGCGTCGAGCAGATCCCCGAGCCCGGCTACCGCTCCCCCGGCGCCCGGGCGCAGGAGCGCGCGGTTCCCGTCGCCGGCGAGCGTCCGCAGTTGAGGGTCGCCCGGTGA
- a CDS encoding UPF0182 family protein encodes MSNPFDRPSGPSGPDGPQRPGGPGGPGGQRPVATASRRPGALVITSIVLVVGFMLLSGFASFWTERLWFGSVGYREVFTTLLLTRIGLFLVFAGLMAATVAITMAMAYRFRPVLWPGMPGMPDDGMDRYRELLAPRMGWVIGGAAAVLGLFAGASATGQWRTYSLWRHSQSFGTEDPYFNKDVGFYVFELPFWHYLVDYVMALAVVGLMATILMNYLFGGIRLSARPGERLTSAAQIQVSALLAMFVIAKALDYWLDRFDLVTNSGSIFTGMGYTDEKAVLPAKEILAGIAIVCALLFLANIWRRTWLLPSVGVALFALSAIILGLIVPTVVQAIRVNPNVPDREGPYIKANIDATRAAYQLDQIDVRNVGGTAVADDGRLEALDGMTAKIPLVDPQIVSEIFEQQQQVRAYYSVPNVLDVDRYEVDGTDRAVVIGVRELDQSGLAENDQNWSNLHTAYTHGNGVIAAFANQRPEDDSSQEIGIQWAEGAEVDQDTLSRLGGPDGYETRVYFGEQSPSYSIVGLDPDGGPVEFDLPRGDRSEEDVATTYTGEAGVPIGNLFNQLLYAVRFSEPNLLLSSRVHENSKILYDRNPRQMVEKVAPWLTVDSDPYPAVVDGRIQWILDGYTVTDKYPLSQRESLETMTDDALQDNNGFQTLPTDEINYLRNSVKATVDAYDGTVSLYEWQDDPILDAWQEVFPDVVQPKDAIPEALMEHLRYPEDLFKAQRYQFQRYHETSASAWFEGSSRWEVPSDPQLTSRLQPPYRLFTDTGNGEEWSLTSVYVPRDKENNLAAYMAVNSDATSADYGKVSVLELPNEPTGGPLQIANTFSTNEDVSQALLPYTTGDADRVPGNLLTVPIGEDFIYVQPVYTRREGESNFPILRFVLVSYEGRVGIDETLRGAIEDALTASPSDGSEETQEEPTEEPTEEPTEEPAEQPTETPGENPTPGGDATVGELLQQAEAKFAEADEAQQAGDTVRWAQLMEEGRELVDQAVSLLE; translated from the coding sequence ATGAGCAATCCCTTCGACCGACCGTCCGGACCGAGCGGTCCCGACGGACCCCAGCGACCCGGCGGACCGGGCGGGCCGGGCGGCCAGCGCCCCGTCGCCACGGCGTCGCGCCGACCCGGGGCGCTGGTCATCACCTCCATCGTGCTCGTCGTGGGCTTCATGCTGCTCAGCGGCTTCGCCTCGTTCTGGACCGAGCGGCTGTGGTTCGGCTCGGTCGGCTACCGCGAGGTGTTCACGACCCTGCTGCTGACGCGCATCGGGCTCTTCCTGGTCTTCGCGGGCCTGATGGCCGCGACCGTCGCGATCACCATGGCGATGGCCTACCGGTTCCGCCCGGTGCTGTGGCCCGGGATGCCCGGCATGCCCGACGACGGCATGGACCGCTACCGCGAGCTGCTCGCGCCCCGCATGGGGTGGGTCATCGGCGGCGCCGCGGCCGTCCTGGGCCTGTTCGCCGGCGCGTCGGCGACGGGCCAGTGGCGCACGTACTCGCTGTGGCGCCACAGCCAGTCCTTCGGCACCGAGGACCCTTACTTCAACAAGGACGTCGGCTTCTACGTCTTCGAGCTGCCGTTCTGGCACTACCTCGTCGACTACGTGATGGCCCTCGCGGTCGTCGGCCTGATGGCCACGATCCTGATGAACTACCTCTTCGGCGGCATCCGCCTCTCGGCCCGGCCCGGTGAGCGGCTGACCAGTGCCGCGCAGATCCAGGTGTCGGCGCTGCTGGCGATGTTCGTCATCGCCAAGGCCCTCGACTACTGGCTCGACCGCTTCGACCTGGTCACCAACTCGGGCTCGATCTTCACCGGCATGGGCTACACCGACGAGAAGGCGGTGCTGCCGGCCAAGGAGATCCTCGCGGGCATCGCCATCGTCTGCGCGTTGCTGTTCCTGGCCAACATCTGGCGCCGCACCTGGCTGCTGCCCTCGGTCGGCGTCGCGCTCTTCGCCCTGTCGGCGATCATCCTGGGCCTCATCGTCCCGACAGTGGTCCAGGCGATCCGGGTGAACCCCAACGTCCCCGACCGCGAGGGCCCCTACATCAAGGCCAACATCGACGCGACGCGCGCGGCCTACCAGCTCGACCAGATCGACGTGCGCAACGTGGGTGGCACGGCCGTGGCCGATGACGGCCGGCTCGAGGCGCTCGACGGCATGACCGCCAAGATCCCACTGGTCGACCCGCAGATCGTCAGCGAGATCTTCGAGCAGCAGCAGCAGGTCCGCGCCTACTACTCCGTGCCCAACGTGCTCGACGTCGACCGCTACGAGGTCGACGGCACGGACCGTGCCGTGGTGATCGGCGTGCGCGAGCTCGACCAGAGCGGCCTGGCGGAGAACGACCAGAACTGGTCGAACCTCCACACCGCCTACACCCACGGCAACGGCGTGATCGCGGCCTTCGCCAACCAGCGGCCCGAGGACGACTCGTCGCAGGAGATCGGCATCCAGTGGGCCGAGGGCGCCGAGGTGGACCAGGACACCCTGTCCCGCCTCGGCGGGCCCGACGGCTACGAGACCCGGGTCTACTTCGGCGAGCAGAGCCCGTCCTACAGCATCGTGGGTCTCGACCCCGACGGCGGACCGGTGGAGTTCGACCTCCCGCGCGGCGACCGCAGCGAGGAGGACGTGGCAACGACGTACACCGGCGAGGCCGGAGTGCCGATCGGCAACCTGTTCAACCAGCTGCTCTACGCCGTGCGGTTCAGCGAGCCGAACCTGCTGCTGTCGAGCCGGGTGCACGAGAACTCGAAGATCCTCTACGACCGCAACCCGCGCCAGATGGTGGAGAAGGTCGCGCCGTGGCTCACGGTCGACTCCGATCCCTACCCGGCGGTGGTCGACGGCCGGATCCAGTGGATCCTCGACGGTTACACGGTCACCGACAAGTACCCGCTGTCGCAGCGGGAGTCGCTGGAGACCATGACCGACGACGCCCTCCAGGACAACAACGGTTTCCAGACCCTGCCCACCGACGAGATCAACTACCTCCGCAACTCGGTGAAGGCGACGGTCGACGCCTATGACGGGACCGTGTCGCTCTACGAGTGGCAGGACGACCCGATCCTCGATGCCTGGCAGGAGGTCTTTCCCGACGTCGTGCAGCCCAAGGACGCCATCCCGGAGGCGTTGATGGAGCACCTGCGCTACCCCGAGGATCTCTTCAAGGCGCAGCGCTACCAGTTCCAGCGCTACCACGAGACCTCGGCCTCGGCGTGGTTCGAGGGCTCGAGCCGCTGGGAGGTGCCGAGCGACCCGCAGCTCACGAGCCGCCTCCAGCCGCCCTACCGCCTCTTCACCGACACCGGCAACGGGGAGGAGTGGTCGTTGACCTCGGTCTACGTGCCGCGCGACAAGGAGAACAACCTCGCGGCCTACATGGCGGTCAACAGCGACGCCACCAGTGCCGACTACGGCAAGGTGTCGGTGCTCGAGCTGCCCAACGAGCCGACGGGCGGACCGCTGCAGATCGCCAACACGTTCTCGACCAACGAGGACGTCAGTCAGGCGCTGCTGCCCTACACGACAGGTGACGCCGACCGGGTGCCGGGCAACCTGCTCACCGTGCCGATCGGCGAGGACTTCATCTACGTCCAGCCGGTCTACACCCGGCGCGAGGGAGAGTCGAACTTCCCGATCCTGCGCTTCGTGCTCGTCTCCTACGAAGGTCGCGTCGGCATCGACGAGACCCTGCGCGGTGCGATCGAGGACGCGCTGACCGCCAGCCCGTCCGACGGCTCGGAAGAGACGCAGGAGGAGCCGACCGAGGAGCCGACTGAGGAGCCCACCGAGGAGCCTGCGGAGCAGCCGACCGAGACGCCGGGGGAGAACCCGACGCCCGGTGGCGACGCCACCGTGGGCGAGCTGCTGCAGCAGGCGGAGGCGAAGTTCGCCGAGGCCGACGAGGCGCAGCAGGCCGGCGACACGGTGCGCTGGGCGCAGCTGATGGAGGAGGGGCGCGAGCTCGTCGACCAGGCGGTGAGCCTGCTCGAGTGA
- a CDS encoding site-specific integrase, which produces MARPPLPIGTFGTITTKEVRPGVYRARTRFRDFDGVTREIKGTGRSAAAAVRELKVKIADRSAPTGDLIGPDMRISQVADIWLSLYRAEQRSEATTANEYQRIIDNVINPAIGNIRLREATAGRLERLIRSQDSHSRRKKTKTVLKMMFDAAVIDDALPANPVSSTSRLRGQKKDVQALSVEDLNAVRSAVDAWMTKKRPGPKPNQDMPDIVDLLLATGCRIGEVLAIRWTDIDLSATPPTVSISGTIKTETGKGTYRKPKPKSDASKRTIALPPFAVDVLMRRRIEQRRNHYNAVFATRNGTWHQVGNIERRWRTIRADTGFDWVTPHTFRKTVATLIDRLVDSDTAARVLGHSSDAITKEFYIEKDRTTPDVTHILQSFAGKATTTASDD; this is translated from the coding sequence ATGGCTCGCCCCCCGCTGCCCATCGGAACATTCGGGACCATCACGACGAAGGAGGTGCGTCCCGGCGTGTATCGCGCGCGAACGCGCTTCCGCGACTTCGACGGCGTCACGCGCGAAATCAAGGGGACCGGTCGAAGCGCCGCCGCCGCAGTACGAGAACTCAAAGTCAAGATCGCCGACCGAAGCGCCCCAACCGGTGACCTCATCGGCCCCGACATGCGAATCAGCCAAGTGGCCGACATCTGGCTCTCGCTGTATCGCGCCGAACAGCGCTCCGAGGCAACTACCGCGAACGAGTACCAACGCATCATCGACAACGTCATCAATCCAGCCATCGGCAACATTCGCCTGCGCGAGGCAACAGCTGGTCGCCTGGAACGGCTCATCAGGTCGCAGGACTCCCATAGCCGCCGCAAGAAGACCAAGACGGTCCTCAAGATGATGTTCGACGCCGCGGTTATCGACGATGCGCTCCCGGCCAACCCGGTCTCCTCCACATCTCGGCTTCGAGGCCAGAAGAAGGACGTCCAAGCGCTCTCGGTGGAAGATCTCAATGCCGTCCGCTCTGCCGTAGACGCCTGGATGACCAAGAAGCGACCCGGTCCAAAGCCGAACCAGGACATGCCCGACATCGTTGACCTGCTGCTCGCCACGGGCTGCCGGATCGGAGAAGTGCTCGCGATCCGATGGACAGACATCGACTTGAGTGCGACCCCGCCGACGGTGTCAATCAGTGGCACGATCAAGACGGAGACGGGAAAGGGCACGTACCGGAAGCCCAAGCCGAAGTCGGACGCTTCAAAACGCACCATCGCGCTGCCGCCGTTTGCTGTCGATGTTCTGATGAGGCGGCGTATCGAGCAACGACGAAATCACTACAACGCGGTCTTCGCCACCCGTAACGGCACCTGGCACCAGGTCGGCAACATCGAGCGGCGGTGGCGCACGATCCGAGCAGACACAGGCTTCGACTGGGTGACGCCACACACGTTCCGCAAGACCGTCGCGACCTTGATCGACCGCCTGGTCGACTCGGACACCGCAGCCCGCGTCCTGGGCCACTCCTCAGATGCGATCACCAAGGAGTTCTACATCGAGAAGGACAGGACCACACCTGACGTGACGCACATCCTTCAGTCCTTCGCCGGCAAGGCGACGACGACCGCATCAGACGACTGA
- a CDS encoding NUDIX domain-containing protein: MSLHHDARTVLSAWTPPSARDRELRDRFVAHLDAHPDGMERGCLPDHLTAGTIVLAPDASAVLLNHHRKAGGWFAFGGHCEPDDTTLAGVALREAHEESGLPALDFDPVPLDLDEHAVEFCAPGTVVHHLDVRFVATAPRDGAHAVSEESLDVRWWPVDDLPDLYPDMRRLIGDAVARLRG; this comes from the coding sequence GTGAGCCTCCACCACGACGCCCGGACCGTGCTGTCGGCCTGGACGCCGCCGTCCGCGCGCGACCGCGAGCTGCGCGACCGCTTCGTGGCGCACCTCGACGCCCACCCCGACGGGATGGAGCGCGGCTGCCTGCCCGACCACCTCACCGCCGGGACCATCGTGCTCGCGCCGGACGCGAGCGCGGTCCTGCTCAACCACCACCGCAAGGCCGGTGGCTGGTTCGCCTTCGGTGGCCACTGCGAGCCTGACGACACCACGCTGGCCGGGGTGGCGCTGCGCGAGGCCCACGAGGAGTCCGGGCTGCCCGCGCTCGACTTCGACCCGGTGCCGCTGGACCTCGACGAGCACGCGGTGGAGTTCTGCGCCCCGGGGACGGTCGTGCACCACCTCGACGTCCGGTTCGTCGCCACCGCTCCGCGCGACGGCGCGCACGCCGTGAGCGAGGAGTCGCTCGACGTGCGGTGGTGGCCCGTCGACGACCTGCCGGACCTCTACCCCGACATGCGGCGCCTCATCGGCGACGCCGTGGCGCGGCTGCGGGGCTGA
- a CDS encoding molybdenum cofactor biosynthesis protein MoaE: MTDLLRLVDIRDTPLDVTEVLDALGDDGAGGLTLFVGQVRDHDGGKGVTALDYSAHPTALARLEDVCRRVAADHDVRGVAAVHRVGQLRIGDLAVVVATTAAHRGDAFAASRDLIDTIKAEVPIWKHQVFDDASEEWVGTP; encoded by the coding sequence GTGACCGACCTCCTGCGCCTCGTCGACATCCGCGACACCCCGCTCGACGTGACCGAGGTCCTCGACGCCCTGGGCGACGACGGCGCCGGCGGCCTGACGCTCTTCGTCGGCCAGGTGCGCGACCACGACGGCGGCAAGGGCGTGACGGCCCTGGACTACTCGGCCCACCCGACGGCGCTGGCCCGCCTCGAGGACGTGTGCCGCCGCGTCGCCGCCGACCACGACGTACGCGGTGTGGCGGCGGTCCACCGCGTCGGCCAGCTGCGCATCGGCGACCTCGCAGTGGTCGTGGCCACCACGGCCGCCCACCGCGGGGACGCGTTCGCCGCGTCCCGCGACCTCATCGACACCATCAAGGCCGAGGTGCCGATCTGGAAGCACCAGGTCTTCGACGACGCGAGCGAGGAGTGGGTCGGCACGCCGTAG